One window from the genome of Eucalyptus grandis isolate ANBG69807.140 chromosome 7, ASM1654582v1, whole genome shotgun sequence encodes:
- the LOC104454003 gene encoding protein N-terminal asparagine amidohydrolase: MILVDGVPVVPDSDPPSPSQVLEILAALMDHPTLLSASHSLKNTPERRFSISEESGLGSIAQPKCVYVFQREYAIVDPALVDVVGTDEATTCVGLVIRNRSNGKISIAHLDFPAIVEMGLAQMLSQTFDHDLQDEMDVHVIGGFEDASLKRINHSDGSEIHGKVGGYSLPLCIKLIETLLRRREKFHIQTFFVLGHNTRRDADGRAYPIITGFLVETSNGSVSPACFDRTSRCPDEVVRRIRITACSDDPTWRGKLLETYHTQDDKFIIAPCYWSGRQFHNASTWRHLSDSQLLLTCSTSPYAEGPDFVDNIRRRFDYIIKHPDWKETFPKRQPRVFERNGLGGWRRCGD, encoded by the exons GTTCTGGAAATCTTAGCTGCGTTAATGGACCACCCAACTTTATTATCTGCCTCGCATTCATTAAAAAATACCCCGGAGAGGAGGTTTTCCATTTCAGAAGAGTCTGGATTGGGGAGCATTGCCCAGCCTAAATGTGTTTATGTATTCCAAAGAGAATATGCAATTGTTGACCCTGCTTTGGTGGAT GTTGTTGGGACTGATGAAGCAACTACATGTGTGGGGCTTGTCATTCGGAATCGGTCAAATGGAAA GATTTCTATTGCCCATTTGGATTTTCCAGCTATTGTGGAAATGGGTCTTGCTCAGATGTTATCACAAACTTTTGATCACGACTTGCAGGATGAGATGGAT GTTCATGTTATTGGCGGTTTTGAGGATGCTTCTCTTAAA CGAATCAACCATAGTGATGGATCGGAAATCCATGGAAAAGTGGGCGGTTATTCCTTACCACTGTGTATCAAATTGATTGAAACATTGCTGAGGAGACGAGAGAAATTTCATATCCAGACATTCTTTGTGCTTGGCCACAATACTAGACGGGATGCTGATGGACGTGCATATCCTATTATTACTGGGTTCCTG GTAGAGACATCCAATGGGTCTGTATCTCCCGCCTGTTTTGATAGAACTTCCAGATGTCCTGATGAAGTGGTCCGTCGAATTCGTATAACTGCTTGCAGTGATGACCCGACTTGGAGGGGCAAGTTGCTGGAGACCTATCATACTCAAGATGATAAATTCATAATTGCACCTTGCTATTG GTCTGGGCGTCAGTTTCACAATGCTTCGACATGGCGGCACCTTTCTGACTCCCAATTGCTTCTCACATGTTCGACTTCGCCTTATGCTGAAGGTCCagattttgttgataatatACGGAG GCGGTTTGATTATATAATTAAACACCCAGATTGGAAGGAGACTTTTCCAAAGAGGCAACCGCGTGTGTTTGAGAGGAATGGTCTAGGAGGTTGGAGAAGATGCGGTGATTGA